The DNA region AGCCGAGGATCATCCCGATCAGGCCGGTGCAGCAGAGCAGACTCAGCACGAACGACGCGATCGAGACCCCGTCTGTCTTCGCCTCGGTGCCCGGAGCGCCGTACCCACCGGCGCCGTACGGCGTGCCGTACTGCGGCTGGCCGTAGGGGTTCGGGCTGCCGCCCGGCGGGTCGTAGGGGTTGCCGCCGCTCGACTGGCCGTAGGGGTCCGAACCGTTGGGCGGGCCGTAGGGATTGTTGGGGTCGCTCACGCGCTGCACCCTACGGTGATGTCGGCGCCCACCGCGACAATGACCACGTGCCATCGAGGAAGTCCACGACGCCCGTCCCGGTCCGCCACGTCGACGACGCGGAGCGCCGCGCGCGGCTCGGTCGCCGCCACGGGCTGGCCCGTCCGTTCGACAGCGTGGGCGAGGCGGCGTCGGCGATGGTGGCGCTGCACGCGACCGAGGCGCCCACGGTCCACCTCGGGTTGTGGGCCCGGGTCGCGGGCCTCACCCTCGACACCGTCGAGTCCGCGCTCTACGACGACCGCACGCTGGTCAAGCAGCTGGCCATGCGCCGCACGCTGTTCGCCTTCCCCCGTGACCTGCTGCCCGCCGTCTGGGGGAGCGCGGCGGCCCGGGTGGCCACGCAGCAGCGGGGTCAGCTGCTCCGCGACGTGGCACGGGCCGGCCTCGCCGACGATCCGGAGGCGTGGCTCGCCGAGGTCACCGGGGCGGTGCTCGACCTGCTCGCCGACGGACGTCCGCGGACCGCGGTGCGGATCCGGGAAGAGGTGCCCGCGCTGGCCGGTCGGGTCAGCCGCGGCACGCCGGGGAAGAAGTGGGCGGGGGAGGTGCCGATCGGGCCCAACCTGCTGACCACCCTCGGCGCCGCCGGTGACCTCGTCCGCGGCGTCAACGCGGGTCACTGGCGACTCAACAAGCCGGTGTGGCTGCGGACCGCCGACTGGCTGGGCGCCGGCCTGCCGACGCCGACCACCTCCGAGGAGGGGTATGCGCGGCTGGTCGGCGGCTGGCTGGCGACCTTCGGCCCCGGCACCGAGGACGACCTGGTCTGGTGGCTGGGCGGCACCAGGTCCGTGGTGCGCCGCGCACTGGCCGACGTCTCCGCCGTACCGGTCGGTCTGGACGGGGGGACGATCGGCTGGCTGTTGCCCGACGACCTCGACCCGGTGTCTCGCCCGGAGCCGTGGGCGGCCCTGCTGCCGACTCTCGACTCGACGGTGATGGGGTGGAAGCACCGCGACTTCTACCTCGATCCGGACCAGCGTCCCTACCTCTTCGACACCAACGGCAACGCCGGCAACACCGCCTGGTGGGACGGGCGGATCGTCGGCTGTTGGGTCCAGGCCGACAATGCCGTGGTGCACACCGTCCTCGGCAACGAGGTGCCGGGCGAGGCGCGGGAAGCGCTCATGGGTGAGGCCGCGCGTCTGACGTCCTGGCTCGACGGCGTGCGGATCACGAATGTGTATGCCTCCCCGCAGATGAAGGAGGCCCGGCTGCCCTGAGTACGGCTACTCGGATCCTCGTCGCCCGACGGAGGCAGGCTGGGCGACACCAGTGGGTGGGAAAGGGCGTGGAGTGACGGTGGAAATGGGGCCTGGCGAGCGCTCGGACCCGAGCAACTGGGGGGCCGCTGTGGGCGGCGCGCTGGGCGCGGTCGCTCTGTACCTGATCTGGTTGGGCTGGCACGCGCCTTATCGGCAAGGTCGTGATTCGAACGTCGAAACCGGCCCTTACGACGCTCAGCAGGTTGCGGGTCTCGCCCTGTCACTGCTCATCCTCGCCGTGCTGCTGGCATGGCGACTCGCTCCGCGCCCGGCTGCCTTCGGCGTTTCCGGCGGTCTCTGGATCGCCTGTTCGGCCGATGCCGCTTCGCGCCCGAGCTCCGATGGTCTGTGGCCGATCGGGTCCTTCCTGGTGTTGTGTGCAGGCGCAGGCGCCGCCCTGGTGGTCTCC from Nocardioides sambongensis includes:
- a CDS encoding winged helix DNA-binding domain-containing protein, with the translated sequence MPSRKSTTPVPVRHVDDAERRARLGRRHGLARPFDSVGEAASAMVALHATEAPTVHLGLWARVAGLTLDTVESALYDDRTLVKQLAMRRTLFAFPRDLLPAVWGSAAARVATQQRGQLLRDVARAGLADDPEAWLAEVTGAVLDLLADGRPRTAVRIREEVPALAGRVSRGTPGKKWAGEVPIGPNLLTTLGAAGDLVRGVNAGHWRLNKPVWLRTADWLGAGLPTPTTSEEGYARLVGGWLATFGPGTEDDLVWWLGGTRSVVRRALADVSAVPVGLDGGTIGWLLPDDLDPVSRPEPWAALLPTLDSTVMGWKHRDFYLDPDQRPYLFDTNGNAGNTAWWDGRIVGCWVQADNAVVHTVLGNEVPGEAREALMGEAARLTSWLDGVRITNVYASPQMKEARLP